A genomic window from Sphingomonas taxi includes:
- a CDS encoding TIGR00730 family Rossman fold protein translates to MKRLAIYCGSATPSDPVYIDSARAIGRTLAERGIGVVYGGGRLGLMGAVADGALAAGGEVIGVIPQALVDAEVAHRGLTELHVVAGMHARKAAFTDLADGFVTIPGGTGTMDELWEALSWAQLGYHADPVGLLNVAGYYDHLIAFWEKSAEVGFLRPQHRNLLIVDDTLDGLLTKMAAHVPTQPIVRMKTSDL, encoded by the coding sequence ATGAAACGCCTCGCTATCTATTGCGGCTCGGCCACGCCGTCCGACCCCGTCTACATCGACTCCGCGCGCGCGATCGGCCGGACGCTCGCCGAGCGCGGCATCGGCGTCGTCTATGGCGGCGGCCGGCTCGGGCTGATGGGCGCGGTCGCCGATGGCGCGCTGGCGGCGGGCGGCGAGGTGATCGGCGTGATCCCGCAGGCGCTGGTCGATGCCGAGGTCGCGCATCGCGGCCTCACCGAGCTGCACGTCGTCGCCGGCATGCATGCGCGCAAGGCGGCGTTCACCGATCTCGCCGATGGATTCGTCACCATCCCCGGCGGCACCGGCACGATGGACGAATTGTGGGAGGCGCTGAGCTGGGCGCAGCTCGGCTATCACGCCGATCCGGTCGGATTGCTCAACGTCGCGGGCTATTACGATCACCTGATCGCCTTCTGGGAGAAATCGGCAGAGGTCGGGTTCCTGCGACCGCAGCATCGCAACCTGCTGATCGTCGACGACACGCTCGACGGCCTGCTGACCAAGATGGCCGCGCACGTGCCGACGCAGCCGATCGTGCGGATGAAGACGTCTGACCTCTAG
- a CDS encoding winged helix-turn-helix transcriptional regulator, producing MMATPAQPPKLRETLRGCSLPAALEAMGERWSFLILRAAFNGLHHFEAFQAELGIARNILSNRLARLVDHGILQREPLPKDRRKIRYTLTEKGHALLPTMVALRQWGERWELGEPAFPVLVDTRDRRPIAPVAVHAEDGRVLGQGDLIWALPEEVRAAAAE from the coding sequence ATGATGGCGACACCGGCTCAGCCGCCCAAATTGCGCGAGACGCTGCGCGGATGCAGCCTGCCCGCGGCGCTGGAGGCGATGGGGGAACGCTGGTCGTTCCTGATCCTGCGCGCCGCGTTCAACGGCCTGCACCATTTCGAGGCGTTCCAGGCGGAGCTCGGCATCGCCCGCAACATCCTGTCGAACCGGCTCGCGCGGCTGGTCGATCACGGCATCCTGCAGCGCGAGCCGCTGCCCAAGGACCGCCGCAAGATCCGCTATACGCTCACCGAAAAGGGCCATGCGCTGCTGCCGACGATGGTCGCGCTGCGGCAATGGGGCGAGCGGTGGGAGCTCGGCGAGCCCGCCTTTCCGGTGCTCGTCGACACGCGCGACCGGCGGCCGATCGCGCCCGTGGCGGTCCATGCGGAGGACGGCCGGGTGCTCGGCCAGGGCGATCTGATCTGGGCGTTGCCCGAAGAGGTGCGGGCGGCGGCGGCGGAATGA
- a CDS encoding ABCB family ABC transporter ATP-binding protein/permease — protein sequence MPPVDPTSHTRADQPLLPTLRRFLPYLWPAGQAGLKARIVGAMTLVVMSKIVQVFGAAYTLKYAVDRMAIGDRGVATIVILLVVGYAASRFATTLFDNLRNAVFERVGQDATRRLAANVFRHLHGLSLRFHLERRTGAVTKVVERGTKSIDTMLYFLLFNIAPTVLELAMVLGIFWHSFGWPLVAATVAMVAIYILFTQRVTDWRNALRAQMNDLDTGAVAHAVDSLLNFETVKYFGAEEREARRYDSAISAYAAAATKSENSLAWLNVGQALITNLMLGAGMAYVAWGWSRGSFSAGDVVFVSTLLSQLFRPLDLLGMVYRTIRQGVIDMASMFALIDTPAEVVDAPGAKPLAIAKGHVRFEGVRFGYDPGREILKGLDLDVPAGSTLAVVGPSGAGKSTLARLMYRFYDVAEGRITIDGQDIRDVQQASLRAAIGIVPQDTVLFNDTIGYNIAYGREGAGRAEVEAAAAGAAIAGFIERQPEGYDARVGERGLKLSGGEKQRVAIARTLLKNPPILILDEATSALDSRTEAEILDTLEAIERGRTTIVIAHRLSTVIHADQIVVLDGGHVAERGTHAELLRLGGVYAEMWARQAQEQDEDVPGASEGALAAE from the coding sequence ATGCCTCCCGTCGATCCGACCAGCCACACCCGCGCCGACCAGCCCCTGTTGCCGACGCTGCGCCGCTTCCTGCCCTATCTCTGGCCCGCGGGTCAGGCGGGGCTGAAGGCGCGGATCGTCGGGGCGATGACGCTCGTCGTGATGAGCAAGATCGTCCAGGTGTTCGGTGCCGCCTATACGCTCAAATATGCGGTCGACCGGATGGCGATCGGCGACCGCGGCGTCGCGACGATCGTGATCCTGCTGGTGGTCGGCTATGCCGCCTCGCGCTTCGCGACGACGCTGTTCGACAACCTCCGCAACGCGGTGTTCGAGCGCGTCGGGCAGGATGCGACGCGGCGGCTGGCGGCGAACGTCTTCCGCCACCTGCACGGCCTGTCGCTGCGCTTCCACCTCGAACGACGCACCGGCGCGGTCACCAAGGTGGTCGAGCGCGGCACCAAGAGCATCGACACGATGCTCTATTTCCTGCTGTTCAACATCGCGCCGACCGTGCTCGAACTGGCGATGGTGCTCGGCATCTTCTGGCACAGCTTCGGCTGGCCGCTGGTCGCCGCGACGGTGGCCATGGTCGCGATCTACATCCTGTTCACGCAGCGGGTGACTGACTGGCGCAACGCGTTGCGTGCGCAGATGAACGACCTCGACACCGGTGCGGTCGCGCATGCGGTCGATTCGCTGCTCAACTTCGAAACGGTCAAATATTTCGGCGCCGAGGAGCGCGAGGCACGGCGCTACGATTCGGCGATCTCGGCCTATGCCGCGGCGGCGACCAAGTCGGAGAACAGCCTCGCCTGGCTCAACGTCGGGCAGGCGCTGATCACCAATTTGATGCTCGGCGCCGGCATGGCCTATGTCGCCTGGGGCTGGAGCCGCGGCAGCTTCTCGGCGGGCGACGTTGTGTTCGTCTCGACCTTGCTGTCGCAGCTGTTCCGGCCGCTCGACCTGCTCGGCATGGTCTATCGCACGATCCGTCAGGGGGTGATCGACATGGCGAGCATGTTCGCGCTGATCGACACGCCCGCCGAGGTGGTCGACGCCCCCGGTGCGAAACCGCTGGCCATCGCCAAGGGCCATGTCCGCTTCGAGGGCGTGCGCTTCGGCTACGACCCCGGTCGCGAGATCCTGAAAGGGCTCGACCTCGACGTGCCGGCAGGCAGCACGCTGGCGGTGGTCGGGCCGTCGGGCGCGGGGAAGTCGACGCTGGCGCGGCTGATGTACCGTTTCTACGACGTCGCCGAGGGCCGGATCACGATCGACGGCCAGGATATCCGCGATGTCCAGCAGGCGAGTCTGCGCGCCGCGATCGGCATCGTCCCGCAGGACACCGTGCTGTTCAACGACACGATCGGCTATAATATCGCCTACGGCCGCGAGGGCGCGGGCCGCGCCGAGGTCGAGGCGGCGGCGGCGGGCGCGGCGATCGCCGGCTTCATCGAGCGCCAGCCCGAAGGCTATGACGCGCGTGTCGGCGAGCGCGGGCTCAAATTGTCGGGCGGCGAGAAGCAGCGCGTCGCGATCGCGCGCACCTTGCTCAAGAACCCGCCGATCCTGATCCTCGACGAGGCGACGAGCGCGCTCGACAGCCGCACCGAGGCGGAGATCCTCGACACGCTGGAAGCGATCGAGCGCGGCCGCACGACGATCGTCATCGCGCACCGCCTGTCGACGGTGATCCACGCCGACCAGATCGTCGTGCTCGACGGCGGCCATGTCGCCGAGCGCGGCACGCATGCCGAACTGCTGCGGCTGGGCGGCGTCTATGCCGAAATGTGGGCGCGTCAGGCGCAGGAGCAGGACGAGGACGTGCCGGGCGCCAGCGAGGGCGCGCTCGCGGCGGAATGA
- a CDS encoding phytoene/squalene synthase family protein yields the protein MTSSAGPTRDAIVATAHESIARGSKSFAAASLLFDRATRERAWLLYAWCRACDDIADGQDHGHTMSVVEDAPERVAAMAALTDAALAGQVIGVPAFDALRIVTAETRLPARFAHDLIEGFRLDGAGWRPKTEDDLLTYCYHVAGVVGCMMAIIMGVAPDDEAVLDRACDLGLAFQLANIARDLDEDAQAGRCYLPTDWLDEMGIPPGAVMAAEHRPALAILARRLTDRAAQFEASARMGTRALSFRSAWAVLAAAQIYGAIGRKVAVRGEHAWDARVTTSKGEKLRFIARAAVEARGRIKMIEVPRDPGLWRRPIR from the coding sequence CTGACCTCTAGCGCCGGCCCGACGCGCGACGCGATCGTCGCCACCGCGCACGAGTCCATCGCGCGCGGCTCGAAGAGCTTCGCTGCGGCAAGCCTGTTGTTCGATCGTGCGACGCGCGAGCGCGCGTGGCTGCTCTACGCCTGGTGCCGCGCCTGCGACGACATCGCCGACGGGCAGGATCACGGCCACACCATGTCGGTGGTCGAGGACGCACCCGAGCGCGTCGCGGCGATGGCGGCGCTGACCGACGCGGCGCTCGCCGGGCAGGTGATCGGCGTGCCGGCGTTCGACGCGCTGCGCATCGTTACCGCCGAGACGCGGCTGCCGGCGCGGTTCGCGCACGATCTGATCGAGGGATTCCGGCTCGACGGCGCGGGGTGGCGGCCGAAGACCGAGGATGACCTGCTGACCTATTGCTATCATGTCGCCGGTGTCGTCGGCTGCATGATGGCGATCATTATGGGGGTGGCACCCGACGACGAGGCGGTGCTCGACCGCGCCTGCGACCTCGGGCTGGCGTTCCAGCTCGCCAATATCGCGCGCGATCTCGACGAGGATGCGCAGGCGGGGCGCTGCTATCTGCCGACCGACTGGCTCGACGAGATGGGCATTCCGCCCGGTGCCGTGATGGCGGCCGAGCACCGGCCGGCGCTGGCGATCCTCGCGCGGCGGCTGACCGATCGCGCCGCGCAGTTCGAGGCGAGCGCGCGGATGGGGACGCGGGCGCTGTCGTTCCGTTCGGCCTGGGCGGTGCTGGCGGCGGCGCAGATCTATGGCGCGATCGGCCGCAAGGTCGCGGTGCGTGGCGAGCATGCGTGGGACGCGCGGGTGACGACGTCCAAGGGGGAGAAGCTGCGCTTCATCGCACGTGCGGCGGTCGAAGCGCGGGGGCGGATAAAGATGATCGAGGTGCCGCGCGATCCGGGATTGTGGCGGCGGCCGATCCGATAA